In Jannaschia sp. W003, the genomic stretch ACATCCTGCTGGCGGGCCGCATCATCGAGGCGGGCGGCGCCGTGATCGACCCGAGGGGCCGCGAGTTCACGCCCTCCTCGATCGGCGAGACCACCGCCACCCGCAACCTCATGGCCGACCTGCGCGGCGGCATCGAGCAGGGCGGCGGCCCCAAGCCCTACACCCAGGCCGACCGGGCCGCCTTCAAGAACGCGCTGGACAGGACGCTCACGCGCCTCCGGCTCTAGTCCTCATCCTGCCCGAAATACCTCGGGGGAGCCGCCGCAGGCGGCGGGGGCAGAGCCCCCGACTGGCGCCTCCCGATATGCACGGGGGGTGTACGGGGGGTGCACGCCCGGCACCCCCCCAACTCAGCGGTTCCCGCCCCCCGCGAACCGCCCCGCCTCGCGCGCCGCGGCGACCAGCGCGCGGGCCTTGTTCACGGTCTCCTGGAACTCCGCCTCGGGGTCCGAGTCGTGCACCACGCCGCCGCCCGACTGCACGTAGAGCGTGCCGTCCTTCACCACGCCGGTCCGCAGCGCGATGCACATGTCCATGTCCCCACCCGCGGAAAAGTAGCCCACTCCCCCGCCGTAGACGCCACGCTTCTCG encodes the following:
- a CDS encoding YaiI/YqxD family protein, coding for MILVDADACPVKREIVDVAIRRNLRAVFVAGSYLRLPEHPLVSFFAAGDGFDAADDAIAAVARPGTVTVTADILLAGRIIEAGGAVIDPRGREFTPSSIGETTATRNLMADLRGGIEQGGGPKPYTQADRAAFKNALDRTLTRLRL